The segment GCAACTTTATCCGGTGCTGGCTCCTGAGTAAACATAATATTAGCCTGTTCATAAGCTAAATTACCATTAGTCCAACCCGAAATACCGTCTGTCCCTTCTACTTCTTCATAAGCAGCATCAGTTGTTGGATCAAATATAAGCGGCAATCCAAAACCTTTCTGCTGTATAGCTCCAGTCTGATCATGAACTATAACATCAACTTCTTCTGGCATTTGTCATCACTCCTCATTTAAATAAAAATAACACCCTTTCAGGTGTTTACACATCAATAGTTTCAATATGATCATTTTTGTCCAGTTTAATAACTTCAATTGTCTTCTCTCTAACTGAAATTTCCTCTTCTAATTCTACATCACAATCAAAACTAAATCTTTTTTGATAACTAGTTTCTACCATTGTAGTTCTATCATCTACTTCGGTTAATGTATTCTGTTTTACAACTCCATTATGGTTTTCTTTAAAGAACCTATTGCCTAACTTGTCTATCTCAAACCACTCTCTTAATTGTAAAGCAATCTTTCTGGCATCACCCTGAGAATCACTATAAACATTAACGCTAATCGTAATACGAGGCGCTAATAAATAATGATAGATCACATCATTTTTAAAATTATCATCTGTACTTGGTACAACTTCTCTTGACTCTACAGTTTGAGTATTAGTCTCGTAAGGTGTACTAACATTATACATAACTCTTTCAGATTCAAGTTGATCTTCTGGTATATCCTGATTAGCTAGCAATATCTGCGGCGCACTTCCTAATTTATCTGCTAAATAATTATTCCATGCATCATATAGCCCCTCCTCAATAGCAACTATATCTATCACCCTATCACCTCCTGGATGATTATATAACATTACAAGATGCAGAGAAATTATTTCTCTGAATCTTGTTAGTTTTATTAACCTATATTAATTTTAACCTCGTTAGGAGAGCCTATAGGAGCATTATTAACAGTTAATTCTAATAGATCATTACTTAACTTATAAGTATAATCAGTACCCGGAATCATTAACTCATAACTACCTTCTTTATCGGTTTGAATATCTAAATTATCAAGTGAATCTCCATCATGTAATAGATATCCAAATCTAATACTTTCCTGACCTCCCATAGCAACTAAATCATCTATCTCAGTATTTAAATTGTTAAATGTCCCTATGCTCATTCCATTACTTTCTATCTCGTTTATTTGAGTAGGAGTAGCATTGGCTCCATCCACTAATCCAGCTAAAGAGGTAATTTCCTGCCAATTACCATCATAAGTATACCAATTAGCTCCACTGTTAGGACTTGCTATTATTACGGGATTACCGGTAGCAGTAAGAATAATTGAATTTGTTTTATTTATATTAGCAAAATCAATATCTCCATTTGCAAGTAATAATTGTGATTTTGGAGTTCCAATTAATTTTCCATTTAAAGTTACTGCATCATCATCAACATAGGTCAGGATTTTATATTCACTAAATGCTTCTAAATCTACTGTTGATAAATATTCTACTCCATTAGAAGTAGCTTCAGTTTCTATTTCATCATTAGTCGCAGTTGATAATGTTAATTCTGTATCTTGCATAGAACTACCATCCCAATAATAAATACTGTCATTATTTTCAAAGAGATGATAAAATCTAAATAAATCAACTTCACCAGGAACATAAGTAGCACCATTGATTGTTCCATGATTATTATTCTCTGTAGCATCAATTAATGTAGAAGTATCAGAATTATCATCACATCTGTAATAAGCAACTAATCCTGTTTCCTGAGATGGAATCAGATATTTATTCATTTTATTCTGTATTTCTTCTTGAGTTAAAGCTCTATTCCAAATGCTAATCTCATCATAAATAGTATTTATTTGCATAATTGTATCCATACTACTTGTAATAGTAGCATCTACTCTTTTTATTTTATCAAATAATTTTCCATCAATATAA is part of the Sporohalobacter salinus genome and harbors:
- a CDS encoding LIC_12616 family protein, translated to MIDIVAIEEGLYDAWNNYLADKLGSAPQILLANQDIPEDQLESERVMYNVSTPYETNTQTVESREVVPSTDDNFKNDVIYHYLLAPRITISVNVYSDSQGDARKIALQLREWFEIDKLGNRFFKENHNGVVKQNTLTEVDDRTTMVETSYQKRFSFDCDVELEEEISVREKTIEVIKLDKNDHIETIDV